A single Candidatus Omnitrophota bacterium DNA region contains:
- the ilvC gene encoding ketol-acid reductoisomerase: protein MAKIYYDKDADLNAIQGKTIAVIGYGIQGRGQAMNLRDSGLKVVIGQRPGGPNYEQAKKDGFEPVDADVAAKQADIIIILTQDHVQADLYKKSIKKHLKKGKAIAFSHGFNIHFGQIKPPADVDVWMIAPKSPGALVRRQYEEGRGVPCLVAIHQNASGNAMRDALAYARGIGGTRAGVIETTFKEETETDLFGEQSVLCGGASELIKAGFETLVEAGYQPEIAYFECLHELKLIVDLIYEGGIKGMRKRVSDTAEYGDYTRGPRIITDRTRKEMKKILAEIQKGKFAREWIRENKKGRVNFNKFRQDSENHPVEKVGAQLREMMPWMKK from the coding sequence ATGGCTAAGATCTACTATGACAAAGACGCAGATTTGAACGCTATCCAGGGCAAGACGATCGCGGTGATCGGATACGGTATCCAGGGCCGCGGGCAGGCGATGAACCTGCGCGACAGCGGGCTGAAGGTCGTGATCGGGCAGAGACCGGGCGGGCCGAACTATGAGCAGGCCAAGAAGGACGGATTTGAGCCGGTGGACGCCGACGTGGCCGCCAAACAGGCCGACATTATCATCATCCTCACCCAGGACCATGTCCAGGCCGATCTCTACAAGAAATCCATCAAGAAGCACCTCAAAAAAGGCAAGGCCATTGCCTTTTCTCACGGCTTCAACATCCATTTCGGGCAGATCAAGCCGCCGGCTGACGTGGACGTGTGGATGATCGCGCCCAAGAGCCCGGGGGCTTTGGTGCGCCGTCAGTATGAAGAAGGCCGGGGCGTTCCCTGCCTGGTGGCCATTCATCAGAACGCGTCAGGCAACGCCATGCGCGACGCATTGGCTTACGCCCGGGGCATCGGCGGCACGCGCGCCGGCGTCATCGAAACGACCTTTAAGGAAGAGACCGAGACCGACCTGTTCGGCGAGCAGTCCGTGCTTTGCGGCGGGGCCAGCGAGCTCATCAAGGCCGGGTTTGAAACTTTGGTGGAAGCCGGGTATCAGCCGGAGATCGCGTATTTTGAATGTCTGCATGAGCTCAAGCTCATTGTGGATTTGATCTATGAAGGCGGCATCAAGGGCATGCGCAAGCGCGTGTCGGACACGGCCGAATACGGGGATTACACCCGGGGGCCGCGCATCATCACCGACCGCACCCGCAAAGAGATGAAAAAAATCCTCGCCGAGATCCAGAAGGGCAAGTTCGCCCGCGAATGGATCCGCGAGAACAAGAAGGGCCGCGTGAATTTCAACAAGTTCCGCCAGGACAGCGAAAATCATCCCGTGGAAAAGGTCGGCGCCCAGCTCCGCGAGATGATGCCCTGGATGAAGAAGTAG